One part of the Candidatus Latescibacter sp. genome encodes these proteins:
- a CDS encoding energy-coupling factor transporter transmembrane component T, whose translation MALHPLTHIVIAGEAAVLMAVLPVDEGAVVFSFGLFAALVIPSHTEARITGTLLRVLALAGLFLFLIHGVRWNPPGVIFEGLRTGLASFLHIAAPVTAVLYLSRRIRTEELFAFMLDIRVPAAVILILFRTIWLVPRLTERMDEVIAAMKLRGIRIDTPIRRLRALAPALGVIFASMIGEISENSLILASRGFLRHVQKTHILELPYRRYDTALILISTLITAAAWF comes from the coding sequence ATGGCACTCCATCCCCTGACCCACATAGTCATTGCCGGAGAAGCCGCCGTTCTCATGGCTGTGCTTCCTGTAGACGAGGGAGCGGTTGTTTTCTCCTTCGGGCTGTTCGCAGCGCTGGTTATCCCTTCACATACCGAAGCACGAATCACGGGGACGCTCCTCCGGGTTCTCGCACTTGCCGGACTGTTCCTTTTTCTCATCCACGGAGTGAGGTGGAATCCGCCGGGGGTGATATTCGAGGGTCTCCGTACCGGACTGGCGAGCTTCCTCCATATCGCCGCCCCGGTAACCGCTGTTCTCTACCTCTCCCGCCGTATTCGCACGGAAGAACTCTTTGCATTCATGCTCGATATACGAGTGCCTGCAGCGGTCATCCTCATCCTTTTCCGCACGATATGGCTTGTTCCACGGCTAACCGAACGGATGGACGAGGTGATCGCTGCGATGAAACTGCGGGGCATACGTATCGATACTCCGATCCGGCGCCTGCGGGCGCTGGCCCCGGCTCTCGGCGTCATTTTCGCCTCTATGATCGGTGAAATCTCGGAGAATTCGCTCATCCTGGCCTCGCGAGGATTTCTGCGCCACGTCCAAAAAACGCATATCCTTGAACTGCCTTACCGCCGGTACGATACAGCGCTCATACTCATTTCCACCCTCATCACGGCGGCGGCATGGTTCTGA
- a CDS encoding DUF4159 domain-containing protein, producing the protein MGGGMLIMENAKPGDEALRNKLRGLMVSLFEDPLLLEIGLKPLTKKEREEKIIPAIEPIPGDHPIYHCFYDFKTGPPEGAGQELGALPHKMQPYLEGMFYRRKLIAVFSDRGYGLCWGSADRYEEQVKMGVNLVVYSLIQRHGQTVNLANAER; encoded by the coding sequence ATGGGCGGAGGTATGCTTATCATGGAGAATGCGAAGCCTGGGGATGAGGCTCTCCGCAATAAACTCCGCGGACTCATGGTTTCCCTATTCGAAGATCCTCTGCTCTTAGAGATTGGACTAAAACCCCTCACGAAAAAAGAGCGAGAAGAAAAAATAATTCCCGCTATTGAACCTATTCCCGGAGACCATCCCATCTATCACTGTTTTTATGATTTCAAAACCGGGCCTCCGGAGGGCGCCGGCCAGGAACTCGGCGCGCTTCCCCATAAGATGCAGCCCTATCTCGAAGGCATGTTTTACCGGAGAAAACTTATCGCGGTGTTTTCAGATCGTGGATACGGCCTCTGCTGGGGTTCGGCGGATAGATACGAGGAACAGGTGAAAATGGGAGTTAATCTGGTAGTGTATAGTCTCATTCAGCGGCACGGGCAAACTGTTAATTTGGCAAACGCAGAGAGATAA
- a CDS encoding outer membrane protein transport protein, translating to MKNIRRILVLFLALIAFVTAGPAVRALAQEVVTDNDIGAGARAMGMGGAQIAASEDISAVAYNPAALTRLKLVEFQLGLNFLRKKIDTSLYSSKGIGSANATTDFSGLGALGLAYPIPTDRGSLVFGIAYNRVKDFTGRFRAEGYSDVLSGNYTGESIESGGLGMYSLAGAVDVSPNVSVGASIDIWSGNYKRDSRQLLNDPTKTYSQLDLTGADDNIQAVSLKPAFLYFIDNFRLGGYVRLPMTFHIDEDNYQELYSRSDGKYFQLREIIDPTSSFTDDSSAQHLNYRIDAPMQFGLGAALGGPGKTVLAFDISYQDWTQAMLKYPSDYAPDPTYFLDKYRNTATWSVGIEQPLPRLRAVVRAGYMRNPLIFKGPRGTEAGAPPISVTNERDYLTLGFGAQLDPSFGVDVGYAHGFWTEEEGPRTDKESHNNIFLSINYRSPLR from the coding sequence ATGAAAAATATACGGCGTATACTGGTCTTGTTCCTCGCTCTGATAGCGTTTGTTACGGCAGGCCCGGCGGTACGCGCACTCGCTCAGGAAGTTGTCACCGATAACGACATCGGGGCAGGGGCGCGGGCCATGGGAATGGGCGGCGCTCAAATTGCAGCCTCAGAAGATATCTCCGCTGTCGCTTATAATCCGGCGGCGCTGACCCGGCTGAAGCTGGTCGAGTTCCAGTTGGGCCTGAATTTCTTGAGAAAAAAAATCGATACCTCTCTCTATAGCTCCAAAGGTATCGGCAGCGCCAATGCGACTACCGATTTTTCCGGTCTCGGCGCCCTTGGCCTGGCCTATCCGATACCGACCGACCGTGGCAGCCTGGTTTTCGGGATCGCCTATAACCGGGTGAAAGATTTCACCGGAAGATTCAGAGCCGAAGGTTACAGTGACGTACTCAGCGGAAACTACACCGGAGAATCGATCGAAAGCGGCGGGCTCGGAATGTACTCCCTGGCCGGCGCGGTGGATGTCTCCCCCAATGTTTCTGTCGGCGCCTCGATCGATATCTGGTCCGGGAACTACAAGCGGGACAGCCGTCAGCTTCTGAACGATCCCACGAAAACATATTCTCAGCTTGACCTCACCGGGGCTGACGACAATATACAGGCGGTCAGCCTGAAACCGGCGTTTCTTTATTTCATCGACAATTTTCGTCTGGGGGGTTACGTCCGCCTCCCCATGACGTTCCATATCGATGAGGATAATTACCAGGAGTTATACAGCCGCAGCGACGGCAAGTATTTCCAGCTCCGCGAAATAATCGATCCTACCTCGTCTTTCACCGACGATTCTTCCGCCCAGCACCTGAACTACAGGATCGATGCGCCCATGCAGTTCGGGCTGGGAGCTGCTTTGGGAGGACCGGGGAAGACAGTTCTTGCCTTTGATATAAGTTATCAGGACTGGACACAGGCCATGCTCAAATATCCTTCCGATTATGCGCCGGATCCCACCTATTTCCTCGACAAGTATAGAAACACCGCTACCTGGAGTGTCGGAATCGAGCAGCCGCTGCCCCGCCTGCGCGCCGTTGTCCGCGCCGGATATATGCGTAACCCGCTCATATTCAAAGGTCCGCGGGGAACGGAAGCCGGAGCGCCTCCCATATCGGTCACAAACGAACGCGATTATCTGACTCTCGGATTCGGGGCACAGCTCGATCCGAGCTTCGGAGTGGATGTAGGATACGCGCACGGGTTCTGGACCGAGGAGGAGGGTCCCCGCACCGACAAGGAAAGCCATAACAATATATTCCTCTCCATCAACTACCGCTCGCCGCTCAGATAA
- a CDS encoding ATP-binding cassette domain-containing protein has protein sequence MVLSVENLGLSLGKKRGSIFRDVSFSLGEGETALLAGKAGSGKTVLGLALCGYLPLWAGNFKLSGRIECLGGQVEQGVNRPEAGILLENPYTQLSGLKGSVLQELAFPLECLGVPRAEMPAVIEQYSALLDIGRILNHPVRALSGGELQRVLVACTLLSHPRFLFLDRPLTEIDAGFRPILLNLFRSHADSVQGAVLLAEDPWLMPGETFKQTVHLGREMERHSELRLYQESGEPRKKPSDGLLRVEDVSFAYPRGDRVLDKLSFSVGEGDIVFVAGPNGSGKTTLARIITGVLAPSSGEIFYSGRPGKKMEQWEIVSLVGFAMQNPDLHLSRRTVGEEFVLGGEEFRPSPELVDILGLNRFLTAHPLELTQAEKKRLVMALALGGNRRIVILDEPSQYQDEDGFHRMTEAVSRSAAEGKTLLIITHDPRFYQAFPDAGEIAL, from the coding sequence ATGGTTCTGAGTGTGGAAAACCTCGGCCTCTCCCTGGGGAAAAAACGGGGGAGTATATTCCGGGATGTTTCATTCAGTCTCGGTGAGGGCGAGACTGCCCTTCTCGCAGGGAAAGCCGGTTCCGGCAAAACCGTGCTCGGCCTGGCCCTCTGCGGATACCTGCCCCTCTGGGCGGGCAATTTCAAGCTGAGCGGAAGGATTGAATGTCTCGGCGGGCAGGTGGAGCAGGGCGTCAACCGCCCCGAAGCCGGTATCCTCCTTGAGAATCCCTATACCCAGCTTTCTGGCCTCAAAGGCAGCGTCCTCCAGGAGTTGGCATTCCCGCTTGAATGTCTCGGCGTCCCCCGCGCCGAAATGCCTGCGGTTATCGAACAGTATTCCGCTCTGCTCGACATCGGGCGCATCCTGAACCACCCGGTGCGCGCCCTTTCCGGCGGCGAGCTTCAACGGGTACTGGTGGCCTGCACCCTTCTGTCCCACCCGCGCTTCCTTTTCCTCGACCGTCCCCTGACCGAAATCGATGCCGGTTTCCGTCCCATTCTCCTCAACCTGTTCCGCTCCCATGCGGATTCCGTACAGGGCGCAGTGCTCCTGGCGGAAGACCCCTGGCTCATGCCCGGCGAGACCTTCAAGCAAACTGTCCATCTCGGGAGGGAAATGGAGAGACACAGCGAGCTGCGTCTCTACCAGGAGTCCGGAGAACCAAGGAAAAAACCTTCAGACGGGCTTCTCCGTGTGGAAGACGTCTCTTTCGCTTACCCGCGGGGCGACAGGGTTCTGGATAAACTGTCTTTTTCCGTCGGGGAGGGCGACATCGTGTTTGTCGCCGGGCCGAACGGCTCTGGGAAAACCACGCTCGCCCGTATCATCACCGGCGTCCTCGCCCCGTCTTCCGGAGAGATATTCTACTCCGGCCGCCCTGGGAAAAAAATGGAACAATGGGAGATTGTATCACTGGTCGGTTTCGCCATGCAGAATCCCGACCTGCACCTTTCCCGGCGGACGGTCGGCGAGGAGTTTGTTCTCGGCGGAGAAGAATTCCGCCCCTCGCCTGAGCTTGTTGATATTCTGGGACTCAACCGTTTTCTCACCGCACATCCTCTCGAGCTGACCCAGGCGGAAAAGAAACGCCTGGTCATGGCGCTCGCCCTCGGCGGAAACCGCCGGATAGTCATTCTCGACGAGCCTTCCCAGTACCAGGACGAGGACGGATTCCATCGGATGACTGAGGCGGTAAGCCGCTCCGCCGCCGAAGGGAAAACCCTGCTCATCATCACCCATGATCCCCGCTTTTATCAGGCGTTTCCCGATGCCGGGGAAATTGCCCTGTAA
- a CDS encoding T9SS type A sorting domain-containing protein, with translation MNQIDTCLYVSNPFSFSIGPNVVTWNGKVGGGRILPFGIYTFYILAYDDISPGVKVTNFIDSRRFVGAHIVNKGGDGKWLANPVIFDALPSSSSEPVEVVRNRWRIGDNPADRTFLESTRYISTGEAPTLALDPKDPLRYFFTQSIIPNEVILRKWEWASRSEAVLQTNWGNGGKASYPSSEYPYRPSFGGLVSDNADQLFFPYLWQKEGRFIPNIDSGVAAVSIHDGTFFRKIDLSNWWSSPPDAIARPGFLSFSDGMLYVTSPYSGLVQMIDPYTENQSNLVRWMNGYGDGIWDKTPFPGASEATWAFFGSTSPPNPGSLSPDSNGFSLFPATGLGAASYGLFSPDGTGLGYFPIPGMSDGAVYGLHVIHYDSPFDGIYYSGIASNGDSAGVWYRGYDSVKGIIAGYDMIASYIRVLDPREGDKLESGKMWNITWDSLGVSIIRLEFSPDGGLHWTTIADSLQAEKRYFSWIVPDVNSSNCFIRAVDINFSPLFWDPDEVRSYLSGKFSIMGKSGISEQSDQVPRPFVTASNHPNPFNPSTAISYKLGMPGKVTISVYNTLGQQIQKFDLGEKGKSVHEFLFDGSGLTSGIYFYRVATEYAEATGKMLLMK, from the coding sequence ATGAACCAAATCGATACCTGCCTGTATGTCTCCAATCCTTTTTCTTTCTCCATAGGACCAAATGTTGTAACATGGAATGGAAAAGTAGGAGGCGGGAGAATTCTTCCGTTCGGAATTTATACCTTTTATATCCTGGCCTATGACGACATTTCACCCGGTGTAAAAGTGACGAATTTCATCGATTCCCGAAGGTTCGTGGGCGCGCATATAGTAAATAAGGGTGGGGACGGTAAATGGTTGGCTAATCCGGTGATTTTCGATGCTCTCCCCTCGTCTTCATCCGAACCTGTTGAAGTTGTCCGTAATAGATGGCGAATTGGCGATAACCCGGCTGATAGAACGTTTCTGGAAAGCACACGATATATCTCAACTGGCGAGGCGCCGACTTTAGCGCTCGATCCAAAGGATCCGCTCAGATATTTCTTTACCCAGTCGATCATACCAAATGAAGTCATTCTGAGGAAATGGGAATGGGCGTCGCGGTCGGAAGCAGTACTTCAGACTAACTGGGGCAATGGCGGGAAAGCGTCTTATCCTTCATCTGAATATCCTTATCGGCCGTCTTTTGGCGGGCTTGTGAGCGATAATGCGGACCAGCTATTTTTTCCTTATCTGTGGCAGAAAGAAGGCCGCTTTATCCCCAATATCGACTCGGGAGTCGCCGCGGTGAGTATCCATGATGGAACCTTTTTTCGGAAGATAGACCTTTCGAACTGGTGGAGCAGTCCGCCCGATGCAATCGCCCGTCCGGGATTCCTTTCATTCAGTGATGGCATGCTTTATGTGACCTCGCCCTATTCCGGCCTTGTGCAGATGATAGACCCCTATACAGAAAATCAATCCAACCTTGTGCGGTGGATGAACGGTTATGGCGACGGCATCTGGGACAAAACCCCTTTCCCCGGCGCTTCGGAGGCGACATGGGCATTTTTCGGGTCAACCTCGCCGCCCAATCCCGGCAGTCTCTCACCGGATTCGAACGGTTTCTCCCTTTTTCCCGCCACCGGGCTGGGCGCTGCGTCTTACGGTCTTTTTTCCCCTGACGGAACAGGGTTGGGGTACTTCCCGATCCCCGGAATGTCAGATGGAGCAGTTTACGGCTTGCATGTCATTCACTATGATTCCCCATTTGATGGTATATATTACAGCGGGATTGCAAGTAACGGCGACAGCGCAGGAGTGTGGTATCGTGGGTATGATTCAGTGAAAGGGATTATTGCCGGTTATGATATGATTGCGTCTTACATCCGTGTACTAGATCCCCGTGAAGGCGATAAGTTGGAATCCGGAAAGATGTGGAATATCACATGGGATTCCCTTGGTGTAAGCATAATACGTTTAGAGTTTTCACCGGACGGCGGATTACATTGGACCACAATTGCGGACTCGCTCCAGGCTGAAAAACGATATTTTTCCTGGATTGTTCCGGATGTAAACTCCTCAAACTGCTTTATCCGGGCTGTCGATATAAATTTCTCACCGCTGTTCTGGGACCCCGATGAAGTGAGAAGCTACCTCTCCGGAAAATTCTCTATCATGGGAAAGTCAGGGATTTCGGAACAGAGTGATCAGGTTCCCCGTCCATTCGTCACCGCCTCCAACCACCCGAACCCGTTCAATCCTTCCACCGCCATCAGTTATAAACTCGGTATGCCCGGAAAAGTGACTATTTCAGTATATAATACACTCGGCCAGCAGATTCAGAAATTCGATCTGGGGGAAAAGGGAAAAAGTGTGCACGAATTTCTTTTCGACGGCTCCGGGCTGACTTCCGGGATTTACTTTTACCGAGTGGCGACTGAATATGCAGAGGCGACAGGGAAAATGCTTTTGATGAAATAA